A genome region from Glycine max cultivar Williams 82 chromosome 5, Glycine_max_v4.0, whole genome shotgun sequence includes the following:
- the LOC100808990 gene encoding 11-beta-hydroxysteroid dehydrogenase-like 3-like isoform X1, with amino-acid sequence MIEINKLLNFALPPLSLIVIFIFTPPLLLVKLLMCVKKFLYTENVAGKVVLITGAASGIGEQVAYEYARRGAKLSLVDIRKDKLVAVADKARSLGSPDVTIIGADVSKVQDCNRFVDETVNHFGRLDHLVNNAGISRKSVGVEDWLDVSEFTPIMDINFWGAVYGTLYAIPHLKINKGRIIVIASGCGWFPLPRISIYNASKAAVINFFETLRMELGWDIGITIATPGFVKTDLTLRAMEFEVGLVQRTCSAYGGKNSNGVSM; translated from the exons ATGATTGAAATTAACAAGCTACTGAACTTTGCATTGCCCCCATTATCACTAAttgtcatcttcatcttcacgCCACCTTTGCTCTTAGTGAAGCTGCTTATGTGTGTTAAAAAGTTTCTATACACCGAAAACGTGGCAGGGAAAGTAGTATTAATCACTGGAGCAGCCTCAGGGATTGGCGAG CAAGTAGCATATGAATATGCTAGGCGCGGAGCAAAGCTGTCTCTGGTTGACATTAGAAAGGACAAACTTGTAGCAGTGGCTGATAAGGCACGATCTTTGGGTAGCCCTGATGTTACCATCATTGGTGCAGATGTATCCAAGGTCCAAGACTGTAACCGCTTTGTTGATGAAACGGTGAACCACTTTGGAAGAC TGGACCATCTGGTAAATAACGCTGGAATTAGTCGTAAGTCTGTAGGGGTGGAGGATTGGCTTGATGTTTCCGAATTCACTCCGATTATG GACATTAACTTTTGGGGAGCAGTTTATGGCACTTTATATGCAAtcccacatctcaaaataaacaaGGGTAGGATCATAGTGATTGCTTCAGGTTGCGGATGGTTCCCACTACCAAGGATAAGTATCTATAAT GCGAGCAAGGCAGCGGTAATAAACTTCTTTGAGACTCTGAGAATGGAACTTGGTTGGGATATTGGCATAACTATCGCCACACCCGGTTTTGTCAAAACGGACCTTACATTGAGGGCAATGGAATTTGAGGTTGGTCTTGTTCAGAGAACATGCAGTG CCTACGGTGGGAAGAATTCCAATGGGGTCAGCATGTGA
- the LOC100808990 gene encoding 11-beta-hydroxysteroid dehydrogenase-like 3-like, protein MIEINKLLNFALPPLSLIVIFIFTPPLLLVKLLMCVKKFLYTENVAGKVVLITGAASGIGEQVAYEYARRGAKLSLVDIRKDKLVAVADKARSLGSPDVTIIGADVSKVQDCNRFVDETVNHFGRLDHLVNNAGISRKSVGVEDWLDVSEFTPIMDINFWGAVYGTLYAIPHLKINKGRIIVIASGCGWFPLPRISIYNASKAAVINFFETLRMELGWDIGITIATPGFVKTDLTLRAMEFEPTVGRIPMGSACECAIAIVDSACRGDMYVTNPSWVKVLLPWKLLCPELVDWACCLVFGVSQNSSSMKGNLHVSRIPELKLE, encoded by the exons ATGATTGAAATTAACAAGCTACTGAACTTTGCATTGCCCCCATTATCACTAAttgtcatcttcatcttcacgCCACCTTTGCTCTTAGTGAAGCTGCTTATGTGTGTTAAAAAGTTTCTATACACCGAAAACGTGGCAGGGAAAGTAGTATTAATCACTGGAGCAGCCTCAGGGATTGGCGAG CAAGTAGCATATGAATATGCTAGGCGCGGAGCAAAGCTGTCTCTGGTTGACATTAGAAAGGACAAACTTGTAGCAGTGGCTGATAAGGCACGATCTTTGGGTAGCCCTGATGTTACCATCATTGGTGCAGATGTATCCAAGGTCCAAGACTGTAACCGCTTTGTTGATGAAACGGTGAACCACTTTGGAAGAC TGGACCATCTGGTAAATAACGCTGGAATTAGTCGTAAGTCTGTAGGGGTGGAGGATTGGCTTGATGTTTCCGAATTCACTCCGATTATG GACATTAACTTTTGGGGAGCAGTTTATGGCACTTTATATGCAAtcccacatctcaaaataaacaaGGGTAGGATCATAGTGATTGCTTCAGGTTGCGGATGGTTCCCACTACCAAGGATAAGTATCTATAAT GCGAGCAAGGCAGCGGTAATAAACTTCTTTGAGACTCTGAGAATGGAACTTGGTTGGGATATTGGCATAACTATCGCCACACCCGGTTTTGTCAAAACGGACCTTACATTGAGGGCAATGGAATTTGAG CCTACGGTGGGAAGAATTCCAATGGGGTCAGCATGTGAATGTGCTATAGCCATTGTGGACAGTGCATGCAGGGGAGATATGTACGTCACAAATCCATCGTGGGTCAAAGTGTTGCTTCCTTGGAAGTTGCTTTGTCCTGAACTTGTGGACTGGGCCTGTTGCTTGGTCTTTGGGGTTTCTCAAAACTCGTCTAGCATGAAAGGCAATCTGCATGTGTCCAGGATCCCAGAGCTTAagttagaataa